gtagggacggggtctcactcttgctcaggctggtctcgaactgctgaccttgagtgatcctcccacctcggcctcccagcgtcctgggattacaggcatgagccactgcgcccggccatttatattttttttaattgagtacTAAGAGTGACTTCAATGAtctaagagaaaatttttttctcatttagagCCTATGGTCACGGGACATAAAAGTACACATGGAAATACCCCAGCACATGAACACGTTCTGTCACACACGAGAGTGATGTGGTCAGCGCCGTCCTTTAAACCATGAAATATATGTAACCACAGAAAAGTTGATGGGGAAGATACAGTAGAATAGGAGTTCAAGGAAAATATGGAATGTAAAGTTCCCAGTgattaggccgggtgcggtggctcatgcctggaatcccagcactctgggaggctggggtgggaggatcgctcaaggtcaagagttcgagaccagcctgaacaagagcgagactccgtctctactaaaaaattggaaagaaattagctggacaactaaaaatatgtagaaaaaattagccgggcacggtggcgcatgcctgtagtcccagctacttgggaggctgaggcaggaggatcacttgagcccaggagtttgaagttgctgtgagctaggctgaggccacggcactctagcccgggcaacagaatgagactctgtctcaaaaaaaaaaaaaaaaagttcccagtAATTAAAATACCCAAATGtctgtgcatttttatttttatttttatttatttatttttttgagacagagtctcgctctgttgcccgggctagagtgagtgccatggcgtcagcctagctcacagcaacctcagactcctgggctcaagcaatcctactgcctcagcctccccagtagctggggctacaggcatgcgccaccatgcccggctaattttttctatagatatttttagctgtccatataatttgtttctatttttagtagagacagggtctcactcttgctcaggctggtctcgaactcctgacctcgagcaatccacccgcctcagcctcccagagtgctaggattacaggcatgagccaccgcgcccggcctgtgcatttttaaaatgagtggtTGGGGGAATCACTCACTTTGGTATTAACATATAAATCCTCGTCCTTTTAAAGAGAAACttatcactttaatttttttaatgtaaataaatatttaacaaaataagccAGAAATTACGTCCTTTGCAACCGTCTAGGTGAGTGATTCAAAGTTCAGTGACTGAAACGTGGGGTGGGCCTGTGGTGCCACCACTCAGGGCCGAGGCGGGAGGAGCACCAGGGCCAGGAGCTGTGAGCCTGTGGTCTCGCACCACCCCACTCCAGCTGTGGCGACacagcgaggccctgtctctcaaaaaaaaaaaaaaaaaacaacagaaaactgtTAGCTGCCCACCTAAAACAGGCGCAGGATACGCGGCAGTTTCCAAACTTACGGGGCAGTGCGCAACTGCGGCTGCACCCATGAGCCCTGGCCCCAAGGGCACACGACATGCATGTCCCCATGCCCCGTCTGCACGCAGCGGCCACCCGCCCGTGCCGCAGAGGGACCCAGACCCCCTCCACAGCTGAGCGCCAACCACCCTGGTCACTTGCAGGTGCTTCAAGCTGTCCTGCCGGGCCGTGGGTGTCCACCCGCCCCTGGAGCTCTCCCACCACCAGATCAAGTTTGCGGCCACTGCCTTGTACGACACCTCTGTGGCCACAGTGTACGTCATCAACTCCCACCTGAGCATGAACTCTCTGGCCCACTCCGTGCCCCGCATCGGCTCCGAGGACGCCTCCCCAGTGGGGCCAACGTCTTTCGAGTTCCTGCTGCCCCCGGACTCACCGATCACCATCGCACCCTCAGTGGGGACCGTGTTGCCAGGAAAGGTGAGTGTGAGTCCCGTgggtgggctgggaggtgggggctcctggctctgcccagcctTACCACAGAGATCAACCCTCCCCCTCATCAGACCCCAGCAGGGCCAAGGAAGGCTCTGTGGCCAGCAAGCCTGGGGCCAGGGGCCACCCACAGGCCGTGGGAAGAGGCCGCAGTGCCCTTGGCCTGCCTGACCCCAGGAGGCTGGGGGCGCCCCGGCTGCAGACCTGGCAAGCACCCAGTGAGGCCCTGGCTTTCCCTGATTCCCCGACGGAGCAGAAAGCCCCGGGGCCTGGACGGCAGGGCCTTAGGTGACAGCCGTTCTGAGGCTGCTGGGAGGACTTGGCAGAAAGGGCACACGAAGGGGATGCCTGGCTCCCAGCAGGATTTTGgcaaatacaattattttaaatgcattgcaTTAAATTGAGCACACACTGCCCAAGTAACGCTTGCTTCTCACTGCCGGTGGGTCACGTGACTGGATTGCGGTTGCTGGCTCTTTCACCCCGTCAGCCACCTGCACCTTTGCCTGCCAAGCTCTGTGTGCGGGGTCTGTCTCGGGGGGACCTTCCCGCGGGGGCTGGCTGCAGACGAGTGAACGGAGGCGCTCTGGAAAGGCCGGCGTGTGCAGGAGACAAGTCAGGGTGCAGGACCTCGCCCCTGAAACCCAAGGGCTGAAAAGGAAGCCTCGTGTCTCGTGGGCAGGGGGGCGGGGCTCTGCTCTCAGCCCTCAGCAGGACCCCACCCCgccaggctggggctggcttGTCACGCTCTGCAGCCCACCCCACCTTCCGGGggagcacagtgctgggcagggcaggcccccAGGGGCTCCCAGGGGTGGGAGTGGCAGCAGGGCCCGTGGCCACATGCCCCCTCTCTGCTCAGAGGTGCCTGGTCCAGGTGGCTTTCCGGCCCGTGCTGCCCGAGGAGCTGATCCAGCAGGAGGCCCTTCAGACCCTGAACAAAGAGTTGGAGACCAAACCTGTATGTGGGGCCCGGGAGGGGGGTCACAGGGGCCCCAGGAGAAGAGGCGTGGGCCCTGGACCCGGGAGGGGCTTGCGGGAACGTGGCGGTGCCGCCCTGAGGCCCTTGGAGCCGGCGTGCCGAGCTGGGGCGGGCTCTGCCAGCGCGTTGCGGGTGTCGAGCTGTGTCCAAGAGGTTTAAAACTTCTCTCGCCAAGACCCCTCCCTCTCGAAAAGAGGTCTTGAAAACAGCACCAGGCAGCAGGGCCCCGGGGGTGGGCTTTGGAGGGTGGGCGTCCAGCCCCGGCACCGGGTAGCAAAGCGCACGTCCACTTCTCACCGCCGCGGGGCTGGCACGCGGCAGTGGCCGCACAAATGTGCCCCTGCAGCAAGGAGTGTCCTGCCCTGGAATAGCcccacagtgcccagccctggggaggtgCCCCGGCCCCGAGCCATACTCTAGCAGCTCCTGTGGCTTTGGTGGCTGTCACAGTGCACCCGAGTGACAGCTCACCTGCAGCCTGCTGGGCGGGCGTCGAGGTGCGGGGAAAGGCCCCTGGTTCTGGTGGGCTCTTCACCcatctttatgcctcagtttccccatgggTGAAGGCAGGCGCTGGAGTCGCTGAGCAGCCCCAGGGGGTTCTGTGCACTGGGGCCTCAGGTGCCCTCTGGACACCCCTTTGTCTCCATTGTTCAACCCCTTCTGCACCTGCCTCCAGTGCCCAGGGAGCCAGTGGGTCTTGGGGTCCCTGTTCACCCCAAACCGGGGGCTCCCAAGGTTCCCACATTCACAGTCAGCCCAGGTCTGCTTGGCTGGGCCCAGAGCAGCCGCAGGAGGCAGCCTTGGTGCTGCTGGGCCCAGAGCGGAGCTAATGGGGGCAGCCCCACAGCCGAGCTCCCCTCGCAGTTTGGAAAGGACACGGCGCCCAGAGGAGGGACCTGTGCAGACGGTGCCTTTCCACACTTCGGCTGCATAACCAGTACCGACCTCTCCAGGTCTCCACCCACCCCAGGCTGGAGCTGCAGGAGCAACAGCTGAAGGCCAGGTGGGCTGGGAAGGGCTGCCCCCCCCCAGCTGCCTGGAGCTGCACTGGCCCATGCGGCTAAGTCCAGGGCTGACGGCTTCAGATACGGCCGGACCCAGACACTGCCCTCCTGGACACCTGCCACCCAGCTCCCCTGGGCCTGGGGTCTCCGTGAACAGCCTTGCTCCACGGGCAGGGGCCGCCCTGACTCTCGTCTTCCCAGGGGGCGAGCCCTGATGGGCTTGGGTTACCTGCCAGCCCTGCACACAGACATGCAGGCCCAGAAACATGGCCCTCCAGTTAGGAGCCAAAAGCGCCtgttcctcccccagccccacccctgggtTGCCCAGCAGGGGCCACACAAGGGTGGGACAGCCAGCGTGTCAGACAAACCTGGGGCAGCCATCGCCTGGGACCTGGTGTGGCCCCAGCCTGCTGCCCCTTACCTCTCTGGCCTTCCCGGGAGGGGCCACTCTGTGCCCAGGGCCCTAGGGGTCAGGTGTGGCCTTGCAGACCCCtccctggagggtgggggaggtcGGATCCCACGCTGAAGAGCCCGGGGCAGGACCTAGGGTTGGAGGCGTGGCCGGGGGCAAGGTGGGGCAGGGTGTGAGTGCACTTCGGTGGCTTTGTTCCAGCTCCGACAGGTACCAGgctgcccaggcctccctggcTAGAGCTTTCCAGGGGAAGTTTGACAAGTTTGTGGTCCCCTGTGTCATTGCCAGTGGTGACACCAAAGACAGGAAGGGAACAGAACCCCTGAGCTTCAGGTACGGAGTGCTCTGGCCAGGATGGGGCGTAGCTGGCTGCAGACCCAGCGTCCCTCCTCCGCCTCCGCTCAGACCTGGGGCCTGGCGGGCACaggccccccaccctgccctcaccGTGCCCTtgtcccacccccagcccccacaacACCCTGTACCTGGAGCTGTGGTGTCCAACAGTGGCACCATCTGTCGTGGTGACATCCGGAAAAGGCAAGACCGTCTTTGACTTTGGCGATGTGGCCataggtgagtcctgattgggcCCAGACACTCAGCCCCCCCAGGCACACCCAAGCCACCACCCAGCTCCCTCGCCCCACCCCAGGGCTGTCCCTTGGGACCTGGGGCTGAGACCTGAGTCTCCTGCTCATTGCAGGACACAGCGGCATGAAGAAGGTCTCCATCCAGAATGTCTCCCCGGAGGACCTTGCTGTATCCTTGTCCACACCCAGCTTGGGCAGCTtacgggtggggtgggggcctggtGCGGGGCTGTGGCAGAGCCCAGAGGGGTTGGCGTCTCCCTCCTTGACATTGAACTCAGGTGAAGTTCTCTGTGCTGGACCCCAATGGCCCCTTTGTCCTGCTGAACCCCTGCAGCAGGCTGCACACGGGCGAGACAAAGGTCCTGGTGCTGTCCTTCTCTCCCCATGAGAGCGTCCCGGtgagccccagccccgccccagctGACCCTGCAGCCCTGAGCTCCCCAGGCTGCAGGACCAGAGTGTGCTCAGGCCCAGAACACGCCACACCTGGGTCTGCCGGCAGCCCGTGTCCCCAGCCCTCGCTCTCGCCAGCGAGTGAGCGGAGGGGACAGAGCTCCACGCTGTCAGCTCCCGTGTGCACGGACCAACATGCCTCTGACAGACGTCTGCTCCTCGCTAAGGGACGTGGTCTCCCTAGGCTCAGGAAATGCTGGACGTCGTCACCAAGAGAGGCACACTCTCCCTCACCCTCATGGGCACCGGCGTGGCGTCCATGACCACGTGCTCCATCGAAGGCGACATCCTCAACATGGGCTACGTGATTGCCAGGGAGTCTGTCTCCTCGGGCTTCAAGGTGAAGCCCACCTCCGGGCCCCGGCgcctgccccagcttcccaggAGGGGCGTCCACCTGGGGAGGGGTCAGCCCTGCCCTTCAGAGCCCGCCCTGGGTGGGGAGCCAGTGGAGGCGCAGGCGGCCCCTCCATCCTGCCGCCTCCGCTGCCTCTCCAACAGGGCAACGCAGGCCCTTGTTTCTGGGAAAGCTGAGAtgtcccctgccctccacccctgaGCCTCCTCGGTGCTCCTGtccttctgccccagggcctttgcacagagCGCCCCTCCAGCAGCCCTCCTGCTTTGCTGCCTGAACACTGCTTTAGGGCTCGACTCAGGCACCCCGGAGGCCAGGGCTTGCAGAGCTCCCTGTCAGGGCCACTCTGCCCGTGGCTCCCACGGCTGTTGGTGAGGGTGCCTGGCCCCGGGAGCCGCTCCTCTGAGTGTCACACCCGCCTGGGCTTCGGCAGCCCACAGAAGGACACCTGCCTCCTCGCCTGGTGCAGGTCGGCCCTGGAGGCAGAGCCTGAGAGGGGTGCTCTCAGGAGGGATCGAGGACGTGGGTTCAGCTAAGCCGGGCCTGAGTGAGACCTCAGAGGAGCTCTGGAGGACAGGGGGCACCACAGAGCTGTCCCCACGTGCCAGGCAGGGAGCAGGCCGCCAGGCTGGTGAGGGCTTCCTATGAGGCTGGGTGAGAGGAAGCGGCACCAGCACTTCAGCCAACTGCAGGAGTGGGTGTGTCACTGTGGGAGTCGGGGTGATGGGGCTTAGAGGCAGGAGGCCGCCTGGGTCCCCAGTCGGTGTGGCCAGTGGCAGGCGACCACATCATGGGCACTGACAACAGGAAGAGGGCAGCCGACCCTGCCGGCAGGCCGGCCGGGCCAGTCCCGTGACCGGCGGCTGCTCTCGCAGCTGCAGAACAACTCCTCGCTGCCCGTCGAGTTCCGCGTGCAGCTCGAGAGCCTGCGCAGCCGCAGCGCCGAGGCCCAGCAGCAGCTGCCGCAGTTCCTGGCCTCCCCCGCCCAGAGGACCCAGGTGGTCGGTgagcggggctgggggtgggggcgcatGGCCAGGGCCGGAGTGGGGCTGGAGAcggggtggggcagagagggaCCGCGGTGGGGGAGGTTGGACGTGCCGCCACCCGCAGGCACTCAGAACTTCAGTGGCCAGAGCGTGTTCAGCGTGGCACCCGTCCAGGGCATCATGGAGCCAGGGAAGACACAGGACTTCACTGTGACCTTCAGCCCGGACCACGAGAGCCTCTACTTCTCCGACCGGCTCCGTGTGGTGCTCTTCAAAAAGGTGCAGCTCCCAAGCCTGGCCGCggccccccctgcccccacccccccccgtGCCCTGGACCTCCCTGCGAGGCCCATTCTGGAGGCCTCAAGCACCCGTCAGCCCCTTGCGCCACAATGGGGGCGCTGTGTCAGGGTCACCTGGTGGAGTGACCAGAGTCCAGGGTCCTATGGGGTCCCCACCCCCCAattcccaggcccagccccagccccagagctgcTGCACTTGTGTCCCCAGACAGTCTCCCACCAGATCCTCCTGAAGGGGGCTGCCCGCGAGCACATGATGTTTGTGGAGGGCGGAGACCCCCTGGATGTGCCTGTGGAGTCCCTGACAGTAGTCCCGGCGTTGGACCCCGAGCACAGAGAGGGTGAGCACCCCCAGGAGGGGGCCGTTAGAGGACCTCCCAGCACCCGTGGCCTCGCACCCAGACCTGGCAGCATAGggcaggcccagcccaggcccctggaACCCACCCCCGTTCCTCAGCCTGACCCTGGGCCACCCCCCGCGCACCCCTGACCACCGCCAGCTCCTAGCCAGGCCCTCCCTCTCCAGACGTGGAGGAGCTGAGGCCCATCCTTGTGACCCTGGACTACATCCAGTTTGACACAGACACGCCAGCCCCGCCTGCCACGCGGGAGCTACAGGTGGGCTGTATCCGGACCACCCAGCTGTCTCCAAAGAAGGTGACCACAGCACTGCCCCGGTAGCACCTTGacatcctcctcagcctcccctgccctggtGGCCTTGCCCCTCTCGGGGCTTGTCTGCGACTTCCTGCAGCAGCtgtggggagggtgggtggaAGGGGATACCCTCGTCCCCCATCCCACTGCCCTGGGAGCAGCATCTGGCCCGccagcccccagcagccctgTGCCCACAGACGGTCGAGTTCAGCCTGGACAGCATCTCGTCCCTGCAGCACAAGGGCTTCTCCATAGAACCCTCCAGGGGCTCCGTGGAGCGCGGCCAAACCAAAACCATCAGCATCTCCTGGGTGCCGCCAGCCGACTTCGATGTAGGTGCCTGCGGGCTCCAGGCCAGGGGTCCCCGGGAATGCCAACGGCTGGGTGGGCTGACACCCTTGCGCCACCCAGGGAAGGGATGGCTGTGGAGGGCCTGGgggtgaggtgggcagggcagcagggaagaCAACAGAGCTGCCGGGGGTGCCCTGCGCTAAGggttctcccctcccctctgcagccAGACCACCCACTCATGGTGTCAGCCCTGCTGCAGCTCAGAGGGGACGTCAAGGAGACCTATAAGGTCATCTTTGTAGCCCAGGTGGTGACCGGCCACTGAGGCCACAGGAGCCTCTCGACAGAGCACCCTCggcccctcctgccaccctcaAAGCCCTCCCCAGGCTGTGGCCAGGCCAAACCACCAGGGCCCTGGGACCTGGGCATCCCCTGCCCGGCAGGTCCTAATGGGCAGCTTTCTGCATGGCCCATGGCCAGCTCCTGCTGCCCTGGACCCAGAGGGCCCAGGGTCCAAGAGCACCCCTCCCTGGACCTCACACTCAGCTGGCACAAGGTCAGGCCagtccccagcctgcccaccccccagcccccagccccacccgcaCCTGCGCAGCCTCTGGAGGCCCCAGGAAGAGCCACCCCCACAAGCCTGTCAATAAACTCTGTGAGCAACACGGGGGCTGCAGTGTGGTGACGGCAGGTTCTCCACTGGAACGAGCACAGAGTGAAAGGTGGCAGAGCCCTGGGGAAGCAGCCTTCCCCGCATATGCgtgcatgagcacacacacatgcacacgcacacacacaaccCGTCCATCAAACGACAAACTGCCTGGCAGGGCCTCCTGGAGGGTGGGAATCTTGCTGGACATCTGTGGGGGGCCACCCCGGCCCAAACACCAGGAGAGACCCCAAGTCCAGAACACTagggagaaggggggagggagtAGGGACTCCAAAGCCCAACAGGCCCCTTAGACCCCCAGGCTCCTCCCAGTTCCAGGACCCCTGACGACCCCAAGCAAGGGTGAACGAAGGTCAGGGTCCCAGCTCACTCACACGCTGCCCTCAGCGCGGCCAGGGTCCAGGGTGAGGCCCAGCTCCTGGGATTGGTTTCCCCTTGCCCaaggtgaggctgggctgggctttcCGGGCCCTGACCCATCCTTCAAGGGAGAAGACaactcccagcccccaccccccaccccccagcttcTGTCCTCTGGAGTGTGTCTGCCGGACACGTCCCACAGAGgccacccagcctggccctcccATCACTAGGCAGCCTTCCCTTGCCTGGCAGGGTGGAGGGTGGCGCATCCGGGTGCTTTCCTGGGCACAGACCTCAGGGACACTCATCTGGAACTGCCCACCCACACCGTCCCCCTCAGTGCCTGTCCTGCCTGGAACCTGCCAAACTCGGAGCCAGTGACACTGACCCTGGAGTGGCATTTTACAGGACTTCTGTCCAGTGGTTCTTGGAGGTGGCAGGCCCAAGTCCCTCGCTGGCCCCAGCTTGCTTCCTGCCAGATGGGAGAAGGCAAAGTCACCGGGCCTCGGCCAGGCCCAGCCTCAGGACGAAGTGCTCCCTGGAGGGCGTCATCCCCTGGGAAGGCCACTCTTCCAACCCCTGGCCTGGCTGTCCCGCTGGCAGGCCCCTGGTACTCagtggcccaggccctgccaggtcctgcatgagggcagagcctgcaCCTTCTGAGCTCCGGGGAAGGCCGAGCTGGATTTGTGTCCATCCATGGCTTTCTCTCACTCCCGCACAGCCAAGGCAGGAGCAGGGGTGGCCTGGAGCCCTCAGGGGAGGAGCCAAGCAGAGGAGACCCTGCCTTCAGGGGGAGGGGTCACCTCCCTTCCAGGGGGACACAGCAGCGCCCACACGCCCCTAAGTAAGGGCGCAGCCCCTCCCCCGGACAAGACAGCCACCCTGCTCTTGCTACACCCGCCATCACATTGTGCTGCTGGTCTAGCGGGGACCCtggccaggtgggaggagggcaaGGGTCAAAAGTCAAGGATTCTCCTGGAAGAAGGGCCCCGGCCTTCCGGGTCTCCAGGCTTGGGGAGGGCGCCGGGCCCCGGGCCCTCGGGGCTTTCCGAGAGTCTCCGCGCCCAGCGCAgccggcggcggggcgggccgcGCCCGCACGTGGGTGTAGGGCAGTGTCACGGCGGCGCTGCCAGCTTCGTCCCCGCGGCCACGCGCTCCGGACCAGCTCCGCGGGGCGCCGAGCCGCGCAGAGACCGCCGGCTCGGCCCGCAGCCCGCGACCTGGGGCCTGGGCGACgcgagggctgggggtgggagtggcgCGGGACGGGGCGGAGCTTCCTCCAGACGCGCCCCCCGGTGGGCGGTGCCCGCAATGGGCCATATCatgggggcggggccggagggTGTGGCAGGGCCTTGGTGGGCGGGGCTTGTGAGGTGGGTGTGGCGGGGCTTGGGGCGAGGGCTCGCTTTAGGGGCGGGGTCTCGGTGAGCTTGGGCGGAGCTTGTTTGGGGGCGGGGCTGGTGGGTGTGGCGGGGCCCCGGTGGGCGGGAGCGTGGGCGGGCCCAGTGGGGGGCAGGGCTTGCTGTGGGGCGGGGCCGCCGGGGCGGGCCCATAAAGCTGCGCGCCAGCCTCTCGGCCTCGCCGCCCGCCGAGCATGGCCCCGGGGCCGCCGACCGCCCGCGGGCTCCTGCCGCTGCTGCCGCTCCTGCCGCTGCCGCAGGTGGGTCGGGCCGCGCGGTTTGGCATCGCGGGGCGGGTCTGCTCTCAGGTCCCGCCCCCCGGCTCACCCGTGTCCCCGTAGGTGGCGCTGGGCTTCGCGGACAGCAGCTGCGACCCCTCGGACCAGTAAGTCGGGGGGAGGGAGCGGGGCCGGCCCCGCCCTGTGGGGAGGGCTGCGAGGTCTGCCGCCGGCCCCGCTGCTCCAGGTGCCGCCGTCCCCGCAGGTGCCCGCCCCAGGCCCGCTGGAGCAGCCTGTGGCACGTGGGGTAAGTGGAGGCGCGGAGCCACCGGTCCGACGGTTCCTCCCGGGGAGGAGCTACCGGGCCAGCCCGCCAGACCCCCGCCCCACCTGGCCACCTCCGCTGCCGCCTCCCCAGGCCGCTGGCGGGAAGGCGCTGGGCCCCGGTGGCCTGGAGCGGGCAGCACTTGCCCCACAGGCTGCACGCGCTTTCccgcccctcctgcctgccctgcgGTCAGCACCCGGCACAGGGACCGTGCAGTAGGCCCTACTGCCGGGGACAGTGTGTCCTGGGAGTGAGCCCAAGGCCACCCCTGGCCAGCCCGGAGAGACAGCCAGGGTAAGCCCAGTGgctggaggccaggccaggccagctccTCAGGCCAGGCTCTGGCCAGGGAGGTCTCCACGTGGACAGACATTCTCTGTTTTCGTATCCTGTTTGCTGTCCTGTCTTGGGTGGTTGGGCCGTGACTGTCCCAGGGTGCATGTGCGCAGCAGCGAGGGTCACTCCAGCGGTAGGGCCTTGctccctgcccaggctggtcctgctcgctgtcctcctgctgctgctgtgtggGGTCACAGCCAGCTGTGTCCGGTTCTGCTGCCTCCGGAAGCAGGTGCAGGCCCAGCCACATCTGCTGCCAGCACAGCAGCCCTGTGACCTGACAGTCATCCCTGTGGACAGCGACAGCCCTGTGCACAGCACTGTGACCTGTGAGTGGCTGGTGGCCCGCCTgccggggaggggggaggtggtggggaggtgAATGTCAAACCTACCTCCACAAACCCACTCTGGTTCCCTGCAGCCTACAGCTCCGTGCAGTACCCACTGGGCATGCGGCTGCCCCTGCCTTTTGGGGAGCTGGACCCTGACTCCATGGCCCCTCCTGCCTACAGCCTGTACGGCCCTGAGCTTCCGCCCTCCTATGATGAGGCTGTCAAGATGGCCAAACCCACAGAGGAAGAGCTGGTGCCCCCCTAGAAACCCAGCCTGCCCCCTGGGGCTTCAGGCCTAGAGACCACTCCAGAGCCCCAGGAGCCAGGCCCCCATGCCCAACACTCCCGCTGCAGCACTGGTGCCCCTTGAAGGAGGCAGGGGACACTCCTGGAGCCATCGGACCAGAGCTTGGAGTATTGGTGCTTGGAGCCACGgggcccccagcctgcccacATCCTTCCCCCGGGGGACCTGCCGTCCCGCACGGTGCTGCAGACTCAGCCTCACACTGTCGccccactgccccccccccagGCAGGCTGCTGCTTTcagcccctggccctggcccagccccagcggGCCCTGAGCCTCAGGAGCTCAAGGGCAGCTGTGACATCTGCATCTTTCTAGAGCAAGAATAAAGTTTGTATTTAAGTGGCCTCTGCCTGTGCGGGAAGGGCTCTGGGGCTCCAGGAAGGGCCCTGAGGCAGCCGAGCCCCAGTGCGAGCAGGTGGCATGAGCACGTGGGCCTGTGCCTGTGCCCAGTCTGCCCTGCAGCCTGGCGTTTGGAGCCCAGAACTGGGCAGTGGGTGGTATCAGGTGTCACAGCAGAAGTGACTGGGGCCTTgtgcccaggctggcccaggaaaaccctttcctttctccagcaCCACGCCTTTGCCACCTCTCCCCTCCAGACTGGGGACAGTGAAGCACACGTGGGTCAGGCTGGAGCGTTTATTTGACACGAGCCGAGTGGGGTGAGGCGGGCGGGCAGCGGCCTTCCGCAGCCCCAGCAGCTGCTCCTACTGGACCAGCTTGAAGGACTCTCCGGTCATCATGGCCACGAACTCCGGAGGCAGAGGGTCAGTCAGCGCCTACTCTGCTGGCGCCCGCTCCCAGGCCACGCCCACTCACCCTCGTAGTCAATGGTGCTGTCCCTGTCCTTGTCGGCCTCGGCCTCCATCATCTGCTCCGCCTCCACCTCGTTGAGGGGCTCCCCCACGTTCATGAGCACGTACCTGCGGGTCCTGGCACTGAGCCACGGGcctgcccaccctcccagcccaccGCCCAGCCCGCGCCCTACTTGAGCGTGTTCCAGTCAGTG
Above is a window of Lemur catta isolate mLemCat1 chromosome 3, mLemCat1.pri, whole genome shotgun sequence DNA encoding:
- the TMEM52 gene encoding transmembrane protein 52; protein product: MAPGPPTARGLLPLLPLLPLPQVALGFADSSCDPSDQCPPQARWSSLWHVGLVLLAVLLLLLCGVTASCVRFCCLRKQVQAQPHLLPAQQPCDLTVIPVDSDSPVHSTVTSYSSVQYPLGMRLPLPFGELDPDSMAPPAYSLYGPELPPSYDEAVKMAKPTEEELVPP